In Trifolium pratense cultivar HEN17-A07 linkage group LG7, ARS_RC_1.1, whole genome shotgun sequence, a genomic segment contains:
- the LOC123899102 gene encoding serine carboxypeptidase-like 51 yields MTKLYVFLATLIYILFHDGKVGALSSKDGSEEWGYVQVRPKANMFWWHYKSPYKVENSSEPWPIILWLQGGPGDSGIGLGNFEEIGPLDVNLKQRNFTWLRKADLLFVDTPVGTGFSFVEDSTLLVKTDEDAAIDLTTLLIKIFNNDSTLQKCNLFIFGESYGGKFAAILGLSAYKAIKNGTLKAKLGGVVLADSWISPEDYVFSWAPLLKDISRIDDNGLQKSNILTEKIKQQLEVGDFLNAFDTWHQLEDVISNSSNYVNFYDFTEDDGSHLNTLSTRKKRLFKRYSNYITSTIGNDDMDILNNLLNGAIKEKLKIIPHNLKWQPLLIYVFENFKGDFMKPRISEVDKLLALGVNVTIYNGQVDLICSTKGTEAWVKKLKWSGLQNFLSKDRTPLYCGSERKTKGFFKSYENLSFYWILDAGHNVPIYQPCIALNMVGAITQSPAA; encoded by the exons aTGACAAAGCTTTATGTGTTTTTGGCCACTCTTATATATATCCTATTTCATGATGGAAAAGTTGGTGCTTTGAGTAGTAAAGATGGATCAGAGGAATGGGGATATGTACAAGTTAGACCTA AAGCAAATATGTTCTGGTGGCATTATAAAAGTCCATACAAAGTGGAGAATTCCTCCGAGCCATGGCCAATAATTCTCTGGTTGCAAGGAGGACCT gGTGATTCAGGAATTGGACTTGGAAATTTTGAAGAGATTGGTCCTCTTGATGTCAATTTGAAGCAAAGGAATTTCACTTGGTTGAGAAAAGCAGATTTGCTATTTGTG GACACTCCGGTTGGAACAGGGTTCAGTTTTGTCGAGGATTCAACATTACTTGTTAAAACAGATGAAGATGCAGCCATCGACTTGACTAcattattaatcaaaatatttaacAATGATTCAACCCTTCAAAAGtgtaatttattcatttttggaGAATCTTATGGTGGAAAATTTGCTGCTATTCTTGGATTATCAGCCTACAAAGCAATTAAAAATGGAACATTGAAGGCCAAACTTGGAG GGGTGGTATTAGCAGATAGTTGGATCTCCCCAGAAGATTATGTG TTCTCATGGGCTCCTCTATTGAAAGACATCTCAAGAATTGATGACAATGGACTACAAAAATCAAACAT TTTGACTGAAAAGATCAAGCAACAACTTGAAGTTGGTGACTTTCTAAATGCATTTGATACATGGCATCAACTTGAAGATGTAATAAGCAATAGCAGCAACTATGTG AATTTCTATGATTTTACGGAGGATGATGGAAGCCATTTAAATACCTTGTCAACAAGAAAGAAGAGATTATTCAAGCGTTACTCCAACTACATTACTTCTACAATTGGTAATGATGATATGGATATTCTAAACAACTTATTAAATGGTGCCATAAAGGAAAAATTAAAGATCATTCCACATAATCTTAA ATGGCAACCCTTGTTAATATATgtgtttgaaaattttaaaggtGATTTTATGAAGCCAAGAATTAGTGAG GTTGATAAGTTGCTAGCTCTCGGGGTCAATGTGACTATCTACAATGGACAA gttgaTCTAATTTGTTCAACCAAGGGAACGGAAGCTTGGGTCAAGAAACTCAA ATGGTCAGGCCTTCAAAATTTCTTGAGCAAAGATAGAACTCCATTGTATTGTGGAAGTGAAAGAAAGACCAAAGGCTTTTTTAAGTCATATGAAAACTTAAGTTTCTATTGGATACTTGATGCTGGCCATAAT GTACCTATTTATCAGCCATGCATAGCACTAAACATGGTGGGTGCAATTACACAATCACCAGCGGCTTGA
- the LOC123898715 gene encoding serine carboxypeptidase-like 51 isoform X1: MVKLYVFLATLICIGILFHDVKVGALSSEDGSEEWGYVQVRPKAHMFWWHYKSPYRVENSSEPWPIILWLGGGPPGGSAVAIGNFQEIGPLDLDLKQRNFTWLRKADLLFVENPVGIGYSFVEDYTSLFVKTDEDAATDLVTLLIKVFNNDSFLQKCNLFIFGESYGGKFAATLGLSAYKAIKNGTLKAKLGGVVLADSWISPEDYVFSWAPLLKDLSRIDDNGLQKSNILAEKMKQQLDAGEFSNAFDTWKEVEDVISNSSNYVSFTDFMADVGRNLSTTKKRSFFEISMRRKDDVYNLLNGAIRKKLKIIPKILMWTPWCEGVFNSFKGDFMKPRIAEVDELLALGVNVTIYNGQVDLLCSTKGTEAWVKKLKYLFLSHA; the protein is encoded by the exons aTGGTAAAGCTTTATGTGTTTTTGGCCACTCTTATATGTATTGGTATCCTATTTCATGATGTAAAAGTTGGTGCTTTGAGTAGTGAAGATGGATCAGAGGAATGGGGATATGTACAAGTTAGACCTA AAGCACACATGTTTTGGTGGCATTATAAAAGTCCCTACAGAGTGGAGAATTCCTCCGAGCCATGGCCAATAATTCTCTGGTTGGGGGGAGGACCACCA GGTGGTTCAGCAGTTGCAATTGGAAATTTTCAAGAGATTGGCCCTCTTGATCTCGATTTGAAGCAAAGGAATTTCACTTGGTTGAGAAAAGCAGATTTGCTATTTGTG gaaaatCCAGTTGGAATAGGGTACAGTTTTGTTGAGGATTACACCAGCTTATTTGTTAAAACAGACGAGGATGCAGCCACCGACTTGGTTACATTATTAATCAAAGTATTCAATAATGATTCATTCCTCCAAAAGtgtaatttattcatttttggaGAATCTTATGGTGGAAAATTTGCTGCTACTCTTGGATTATCAGCCTACAAAGCAATTAAAAATGGAACATTGAAGGCCAAACTTGGAG GTGTGGTATTAGCAGATAGTTGGATCTCCCCAGAAGATTATGTG TTCTCATGGGCTCCTCTATTGAAAGACCTCTCAAGAATAGATGACAATGGACTACAAAAATCAAACAT TTTGGCTGAAAAGATGAAGCAACAACTTGATGCTGGTGAATTTTCGAATGCATTTGATACATGGAAAGAAGTTGAAGATGTAATTAGCAATAGCAGCAACTATGTG AGTTTCACTGATTTTATGGCGGATGTTGGAAGAAATTTGTCAACAACAAAGAAGAGATCATTCTTTGAAATATCAATGAGGCGTAAAGATGATGTATACAACTTATTAAATGGTgccataagaaaaaaattaaagatcaTTCCAAAGATTCTTAT GTGGACACCCTGGTGTGAAGGTGTGTTTAACAGTTTCAAAGGTGATTTTATGAAACCAAGAATAGCTGAG GTTGATGAGTTGCTAGCTCTTGGGGTCAATGTGACTATCTACAATGGACAA GTTGATCTACTTTGTTCAACCAAGGGAACTGAAGCTTGGGTCAAGAAACTCAA GTACCTCTTTTTGAGCCATGCATAG
- the LOC123898715 gene encoding serine carboxypeptidase-like 51 isoform X2 produces the protein MVKLYVFLATLICIGILFHDVKVGALSSEDGSEEWGYVQVRPKAHMFWWHYKSPYRVENSSEPWPIILWLGGGPPGGSAVAIGNFQEIGPLDLDLKQRNFTWLRKADLLFVENPVGIGYSFVEDYTSLFVKTDEDAATDLVTLLIKVFNNDSFLQKCNLFIFGESYGGKFAATLGLSAYKAIKNGTLKAKLGGVVLADSWISPEDYVFSWAPLLKDLSRIDDNGLQKSNILAEKMKQQLDAGEFSNAFDTWKEVEDVISNSSNYVSFTDFMADVGRNLSTTKKRSFFEISMRRKDDVYNLLNGAIRKKLKIIPKILMWTPWCEGVFNSFKGDFMKPRIAEVDELLALGVNVTIYNGQVDLLCSTKGTEAWVKKLKWSGLQNFLSKDRTPLYCGSERITKGFFKSYENLSFYWILNAGHNVPLFEPCIALNMVGAITKSPAP, from the exons aTGGTAAAGCTTTATGTGTTTTTGGCCACTCTTATATGTATTGGTATCCTATTTCATGATGTAAAAGTTGGTGCTTTGAGTAGTGAAGATGGATCAGAGGAATGGGGATATGTACAAGTTAGACCTA AAGCACACATGTTTTGGTGGCATTATAAAAGTCCCTACAGAGTGGAGAATTCCTCCGAGCCATGGCCAATAATTCTCTGGTTGGGGGGAGGACCACCA GGTGGTTCAGCAGTTGCAATTGGAAATTTTCAAGAGATTGGCCCTCTTGATCTCGATTTGAAGCAAAGGAATTTCACTTGGTTGAGAAAAGCAGATTTGCTATTTGTG gaaaatCCAGTTGGAATAGGGTACAGTTTTGTTGAGGATTACACCAGCTTATTTGTTAAAACAGACGAGGATGCAGCCACCGACTTGGTTACATTATTAATCAAAGTATTCAATAATGATTCATTCCTCCAAAAGtgtaatttattcatttttggaGAATCTTATGGTGGAAAATTTGCTGCTACTCTTGGATTATCAGCCTACAAAGCAATTAAAAATGGAACATTGAAGGCCAAACTTGGAG GTGTGGTATTAGCAGATAGTTGGATCTCCCCAGAAGATTATGTG TTCTCATGGGCTCCTCTATTGAAAGACCTCTCAAGAATAGATGACAATGGACTACAAAAATCAAACAT TTTGGCTGAAAAGATGAAGCAACAACTTGATGCTGGTGAATTTTCGAATGCATTTGATACATGGAAAGAAGTTGAAGATGTAATTAGCAATAGCAGCAACTATGTG AGTTTCACTGATTTTATGGCGGATGTTGGAAGAAATTTGTCAACAACAAAGAAGAGATCATTCTTTGAAATATCAATGAGGCGTAAAGATGATGTATACAACTTATTAAATGGTgccataagaaaaaaattaaagatcaTTCCAAAGATTCTTAT GTGGACACCCTGGTGTGAAGGTGTGTTTAACAGTTTCAAAGGTGATTTTATGAAACCAAGAATAGCTGAG GTTGATGAGTTGCTAGCTCTTGGGGTCAATGTGACTATCTACAATGGACAA GTTGATCTACTTTGTTCAACCAAGGGAACTGAAGCTTGGGTCAAGAAACTCAA ATGGTCAGGCCTTCAAAATTTCTTGAGCAAAGACAGAACTCCCTTGTATTGTGGAAGTGAAAGAATTACCAAAGGCTTTTTTAAGTCATATGAAAACCTAAGCTTCTATTGGATACTTAATGCTGGCCATAAT GTACCTCTTTTTGAGCCATGCATAGCACTAAACATGGTGGGTGCAATTACAAAATCACCAGCGCCTTGA